In a genomic window of Bradyrhizobium sp. LLZ17:
- a CDS encoding response regulator transcription factor → MGTPYIGLDTDMAPKSAIVIVLDDDASFLKGVARLLALDGIEAGTFSSAEALIESGRAQTATCLLLDINLGGISGIELYRRLTASGSKCPVIFMTANDDVATRHEAVDGTAQCIPLAGPFEIARVAASRRAAISLIRRARSWSVVGCTGPATLGEFSSVCRCLNSALHRSSSARSIARSSIWPNAPHSGELGPSYQIRGRRGTWEIYGWADPLSAAGR, encoded by the coding sequence TTGGGCACACCCTACATCGGGCTGGATACGGATATGGCACCGAAATCGGCGATCGTGATCGTGCTCGATGACGATGCGTCATTCCTGAAGGGCGTGGCGCGGCTGTTGGCGCTCGATGGCATCGAGGCCGGGACGTTCAGTTCAGCGGAGGCTTTGATTGAGAGCGGGCGCGCGCAGACGGCTACCTGTTTGTTGCTTGACATCAACCTCGGCGGAATTTCGGGGATCGAGCTGTATCGCCGACTTACGGCATCGGGATCGAAGTGTCCTGTCATCTTCATGACGGCGAACGACGACGTAGCCACGCGCCACGAGGCGGTGGACGGAACTGCTCAATGTATCCCGCTGGCAGGTCCCTTTGAGATCGCGCGCGTTGCAGCTTCAAGACGGGCCGCGATCTCGCTCATCCGGCGCGCCAGATCTTGGAGCGTTGTTGGCTGTACTGGGCCGGCGACCCTTGGGGAATTCAGCTCCGTTTGCAGGTGCTTGAACTCTGCTTTGCACCGCTCCAGCTCGGCGAGAAGCATTGCGAGATCATCCATTTGGCCGAATGCGCCTCATTCCGGTGAGCTGGGGCCGTCGTACCAGATCAGGGGCAGGCGCGGCACTTGGGAAATTTACGGGTGGGCCGACCCGCTCTCCGCCGCAGGTCGATGA
- a CDS encoding GlsB/YeaQ/YmgE family stress response membrane protein produces MGIIWTIIIGFIAGVIAKFIMPGDNEPSGFILTTILGIVGAFVATYLGQSLGWYRPGEGAGLVGAVVGAIIVLFVYGLIAGRSRRAI; encoded by the coding sequence ATGGGCATCATCTGGACGATCATCATCGGCTTCATCGCAGGCGTCATCGCCAAGTTCATCATGCCCGGCGACAACGAGCCGTCGGGTTTCATCCTGACCACGATCCTGGGAATAGTGGGGGCGTTCGTTGCCACCTATCTCGGCCAGTCTCTCGGCTGGTATCGGCCCGGAGAAGGCGCGGGGCTGGTCGGGGCAGTCGTAGGCGCCATCATCGTGCTTTTCGTCTACGGTTTGATAGCCGGTCGAAGCCGCCGGGCTATCTAA
- the istB gene encoding IS21-like element ISBj11 family helper ATPase IstB produces MSTANTVDTARLNLLLNELRLPAIKVLWPQFAEQSDKEGWPAARFLATIAEHEVAERGRRRVERHLLEARLPAGKTFDNFDFEAVPMISKAQVTALAAGDGWLGKGANLLLFGPPGGGKSHLAAAIGLALIENGWRVLFTRTTDLVQKLQVARRELNLEAAINRLDRFDLLICDDLAYVTKDQAETSVLFELISARYERRSMLITANQPFGEWNRVFPDPAMTLAAIDRLVHHATIVEMNVESYRRRTALERKRGPGRPPSHATPKTLAD; encoded by the coding sequence ATGAGCACGGCCAACACAGTCGACACCGCGCGCCTCAATCTGTTGCTCAACGAGTTGCGGCTGCCCGCCATTAAGGTGCTGTGGCCGCAATTTGCCGAGCAGTCCGACAAGGAAGGCTGGCCGGCGGCCCGCTTCCTCGCCACCATTGCCGAGCACGAGGTCGCCGAACGCGGCCGCCGCCGGGTCGAGCGCCATCTCCTCGAGGCTCGGCTACCCGCTGGAAAGACCTTCGACAACTTCGACTTTGAGGCTGTGCCGATGATCTCCAAGGCGCAGGTGACCGCGCTCGCCGCCGGCGATGGTTGGCTCGGCAAGGGCGCCAATCTGCTGCTGTTCGGGCCGCCCGGCGGTGGCAAGAGTCACTTGGCGGCAGCGATCGGCCTGGCCCTTATCGAGAACGGATGGCGCGTCCTCTTCACCCGCACCACCGATCTCGTGCAGAAGCTCCAGGTGGCGCGCCGCGAGCTCAATCTCGAGGCCGCCATTAACCGCCTCGATCGCTTCGACCTCCTGATCTGCGATGATCTTGCCTACGTCACCAAGGACCAGGCCGAGACCAGCGTGCTGTTCGAGCTCATCAGCGCACGCTACGAGCGGCGTTCCATGCTGATCACCGCCAATCAGCCCTTCGGAGAGTGGAACAGGGTCTTCCCGGACCCTGCTATGACGCTCGCCGCCATCGATCGCCTCGTTCACCACGCCACCATCGTTGAGATGAACGTCGAAAGCTATCGCAGGCGTACCGCGCTCGAACGGAAGCGTGGTCCAGGGCGACCACCCTCGCATGCGACACCAAAAACACTCGCTGATTGA
- a CDS encoding PilZ domain-containing protein, with product MMRDNRQANRVRFEHKHIVSIMGVDGTWRRTCILLDASGSGAKLEVEGSIEPLKAQEFFLVLSSTGLAFRRCELIWVDGAQVGVQFVIGKAKGKAIAEKRLVGSQ from the coding sequence ATAATGAGAGACAATCGACAAGCGAACCGTGTTCGCTTTGAGCACAAGCATATCGTCAGCATCATGGGTGTCGATGGGACATGGCGGCGAACCTGCATTCTTCTCGACGCCTCTGGAAGCGGTGCCAAACTTGAGGTCGAGGGTTCAATCGAGCCCCTGAAGGCGCAGGAATTCTTTCTGGTCCTATCCTCCACTGGTCTGGCATTTCGGCGCTGCGAGCTGATTTGGGTCGATGGGGCTCAGGTCGGCGTTCAGTTTGTCATCGGAAAGGCAAAGGGCAAGGCGATTGCAGAGAAGCGTCTCGTCGGTTCGCAATGA
- the istA gene encoding IS21 family transposase, with protein MRLYMKFRQTNSPPVAAAKVSFSSSTAYRLEKDLRLPSQKKSPRQRRRPDPLANVFDLEVVPMLKRAPGVRPVAIFEEILRRHPELGAGIRRTLERRIRAWRAIHGGEQEVIFRQTHDVGQVGLSDFTDMGELGVTIAGVPLDHRLYHFRLAYCGFEHAHVVLGGESFVALAEGLQNALWSLGGAPREHRTDSLSAAFCNLDRNARDDLTRRYEDLCAHYGMRPSRNNRGIAHENGAIESSHGHLKRTIADALLLRGTADFDDLAGYRGFIDEIVSRRNARNTKRIDHERATLQALPDRRTSDYEEVIVRVTSSGGFTLRKVFYTVPSRLIGHQLRVRLYDDRLDVFVGGTHLVTLPRGRPHPNGKHDQVVDYRHVIHSLRRKPMALLNLVYRDRLFPRDAYRRTFDRLRERLPDKKACRLMVDLLALAHERGCEAELADQLAADLNAGQLPDLGRLCAYFAPDPACMPQVVVQLAPLASYECLIGAGEIGGAA; from the coding sequence ATGAGGCTCTACATGAAGTTCCGTCAAACCAATTCGCCGCCCGTGGCGGCCGCGAAGGTGTCGTTCAGTTCGTCGACCGCTTATCGGCTCGAGAAAGATCTGCGTCTTCCGTCGCAAAAGAAGTCACCGCGGCAAAGGCGCCGGCCGGATCCCTTGGCCAACGTCTTCGACCTGGAGGTCGTGCCGATGCTGAAGAGGGCTCCCGGCGTGCGGCCCGTGGCTATCTTCGAGGAGATACTCCGACGCCATCCTGAGCTGGGGGCCGGAATCCGCCGCACCCTGGAGCGCCGGATCCGCGCCTGGCGAGCAATCCATGGCGGGGAGCAGGAGGTCATCTTCCGCCAGACCCACGACGTGGGCCAGGTCGGCCTCTCCGACTTCACCGATATGGGCGAGCTTGGGGTCACCATCGCGGGCGTGCCGCTCGATCATCGCCTCTATCATTTCCGGTTGGCCTATTGCGGGTTTGAACACGCCCATGTCGTGCTCGGTGGCGAGAGCTTCGTCGCATTGGCCGAAGGGCTGCAGAATGCTCTGTGGTCGCTCGGTGGGGCACCGCGGGAGCATCGGACCGACAGCCTGTCGGCCGCCTTCTGCAATCTCGACCGTAATGCGAGGGACGATCTGACCCGGCGGTACGAGGACCTCTGCGCCCATTACGGCATGCGGCCTTCCCGCAACAATCGCGGCATCGCCCACGAGAACGGGGCGATCGAGAGCTCGCATGGTCATCTCAAGCGCACGATCGCCGATGCGCTGCTGTTGCGCGGCACTGCCGACTTCGATGATCTCGCCGGCTATCGCGGCTTCATCGACGAGATCGTCAGCCGCCGCAATGCCCGGAACACCAAGCGCATCGACCACGAGCGCGCCACCCTGCAGGCGCTGCCAGATCGCCGCACCTCGGACTACGAGGAGGTGATTGTCCGCGTGACGTCAAGCGGCGGCTTCACCTTGCGCAAGGTGTTCTACACCGTGCCGTCGCGTTTGATCGGGCACCAACTGCGGGTGCGCCTTTACGACGATCGTCTCGACGTGTTCGTCGGCGGCACCCATCTCGTCACCTTGCCGCGTGGGCGGCCGCATCCCAACGGCAAGCACGACCAGGTCGTCGATTATCGGCACGTGATCCATTCCTTGCGGCGCAAGCCAATGGCGCTGCTCAATCTCGTCTACCGTGATCGGCTGTTCCCGCGTGATGCCTATCGCCGAACCTTCGATCGCTTGCGCGAACGGCTGCCGGACAAGAAAGCCTGCCGGCTCATGGTCGATCTGCTCGCTCTGGCGCACGAGCGCGGCTGCGAGGCCGAACTCGCCGATCAGCTCGCGGCTGACCTTAACGCTGGCCAACTGCCCGACCTCGGACGGCTGTGCGCTTACTTCGCGCCCGATCCGGCCTGCATGCCGCAGGTCGTGGTGCAGCTGGCCCCGCTCGCCAGCTATGAGTGCCTCATCGGTGCCGGCGAGATCGGAGGTGCCGCATGA
- a CDS encoding lipocalin-like domain-containing protein — protein sequence MNKAIIAIGLGLALSVAAFAQQNSAKEQLVGAWTLVAVTSEMDDGQKGEPFGPSPKGVMIFSEDGHFSLFQSRAEIPKIAAAPTRTSPPFPIRKERLLC from the coding sequence ATGAACAAAGCCATTATTGCTATCGGGCTTGGGCTTGCCCTGTCGGTCGCAGCATTCGCGCAACAGAACTCGGCTAAGGAACAGCTTGTTGGTGCGTGGACGCTAGTCGCTGTTACCAGTGAAATGGACGACGGCCAAAAAGGCGAACCCTTCGGTCCTTCCCCAAAGGGCGTGATGATTTTCTCAGAGGACGGCCATTTCTCGCTTTTCCAATCGCGCGCGGAAATTCCAAAGATTGCGGCAGCACCTACGCGAACGTCGCCGCCATTCCCAATCAGAAAAGAACGATTACTTTGCTAA
- a CDS encoding cold-shock protein, which yields MAIGTVKWFNPTKGYGFIQPDNGGKDVFVHISAVERAGLSTLSEGARVSYEEMSNKGKMSAENLRVA from the coding sequence GTGGCGATAGGTACTGTAAAGTGGTTCAACCCGACCAAAGGTTACGGCTTCATCCAGCCCGACAATGGCGGCAAGGATGTTTTCGTTCACATCTCGGCCGTCGAAAGGGCGGGACTGAGCACGCTCAGCGAGGGTGCGAGGGTGAGCTACGAGGAAATGAGCAACAAGGGCAAAATGTCCGCTGAAAATCTGAGGGTCGCCTAG